A stretch of the Duncaniella dubosii genome encodes the following:
- a CDS encoding CTP synthase, translating into METKYIFVTGGVVSSLGKGIISSSLACLLKARGFRVTIQKFDPYINIDPGTLNPYEHGECYVTVDGHEADLDLGHYERFTNIQTTRANNVTTGRIYKSVIEKERRGDYLGKTVQIIPHITDEIKRNVMALGKTGNFDFVITEIGGVVGDIESLPFLEAVRQLRWELEGNCICVHLTYVPYIAAAKELKTKPTQHSVKQLQQLGIQPDVLVLRTEHDIPQSMRKKIAQFCNVAPDAVIQSVDAKSIYDVPILMHEQHLDEIVMRKLDMNPAGQPDMAPWKEFLTKMRTADKKVRIGLVGKYVELQDAYKSISEALFQCATYSDRQLDLVYIHSERVTPDNVDSQLRDLDGVIIAPGFGQRGIEGKFVALKWCREHDVPTFGICLGMQCMVIEFARDVLGLPQANSTEMQPHTPDNVIDLMEEQKSISNMGGTMRLGAYDCELLPGSRAAEAYGSTHVKERHRHRFEFNNDYRERFEAAGMKCVGENPATHLVEVVELPDHRWFIGTQYHPEYSSTVLSPSPLFMDFIKAAIAYKEERENN; encoded by the coding sequence GTGGAAACTAAGTACATTTTTGTCACAGGTGGCGTAGTGTCGTCACTCGGCAAGGGAATCATCTCTTCTTCGTTGGCATGTCTTTTAAAGGCACGCGGTTTCAGGGTCACCATACAGAAATTTGACCCCTATATCAACATCGACCCCGGAACTCTCAATCCCTATGAGCATGGCGAATGCTATGTGACAGTTGACGGACACGAGGCTGATCTTGATCTCGGACATTACGAGCGTTTTACAAATATCCAGACCACAAGGGCCAATAATGTTACGACGGGACGGATATATAAAAGTGTCATTGAGAAGGAGCGTCGCGGCGACTATCTCGGCAAGACAGTCCAGATTATTCCACACATCACAGATGAAATCAAACGTAATGTGATGGCTCTCGGCAAGACAGGGAACTTTGATTTCGTCATCACTGAAATCGGTGGTGTTGTCGGTGATATCGAGTCGCTTCCATTCCTTGAGGCTGTGCGTCAGTTGCGCTGGGAACTCGAAGGCAACTGTATTTGCGTACATCTTACCTACGTCCCTTATATAGCTGCCGCTAAAGAACTTAAGACAAAGCCTACCCAACACTCTGTAAAGCAGCTACAGCAGCTTGGCATCCAGCCGGATGTACTTGTGTTGCGTACAGAGCATGACATACCGCAGTCTATGCGAAAGAAAATCGCACAGTTCTGTAATGTCGCTCCCGATGCTGTTATACAGAGCGTTGACGCGAAAAGTATCTACGATGTGCCCATTCTTATGCACGAACAGCATCTTGATGAAATTGTGATGCGTAAGCTGGACATGAATCCGGCAGGGCAGCCGGATATGGCACCGTGGAAAGAATTCCTGACAAAAATGCGTACAGCCGATAAGAAAGTGCGTATCGGTCTCGTCGGTAAATACGTAGAGCTTCAGGATGCCTATAAGTCGATTTCCGAAGCATTGTTCCAATGCGCCACATACTCGGACCGTCAGCTCGACCTTGTGTATATCCATTCAGAGCGTGTCACTCCCGACAATGTTGACTCACAGTTGCGCGATCTTGACGGAGTCATCATAGCTCCGGGATTCGGACAGCGAGGCATTGAAGGTAAGTTTGTCGCGCTTAAATGGTGTCGCGAGCATGATGTACCCACATTCGGCATCTGTCTTGGCATGCAGTGTATGGTAATCGAGTTTGCACGTGATGTCCTCGGGCTTCCACAGGCCAATTCGACCGAGATGCAGCCTCATACTCCCGACAATGTCATCGACCTAATGGAAGAGCAGAAATCCATATCCAATATGGGTGGCACAATGCGTCTGGGAGCGTATGACTGCGAACTTTTACCCGGTTCGCGTGCAGCCGAAGCCTATGGCTCTACTCATGTGAAAGAGCGTCACCGTCATCGTTTCGAGTTCAACAATGACTATCGTGAGCGCTTCGAGGCCGCAGGCATGAAGTGTGTCGGCGAGAATCCTGCAACGCATCTTGTCGAAGTCGTGGAGCTTCCCGACCACAGATGGTTCATAGGCACTCAGTATCATCCTGAGTACTCATCGACAGTCCTTTCGCCTTCTCCCCTATTCATGGACTTCATCAAGGCAGCCATAGCCTACAAGGAGGAGCGTGAAAATAATTAA
- the ribF gene encoding riboflavin biosynthesis protein RibF, translating to MKIITKSDTSRRRIAAVGMYDGVHTGHKFLIDYLRLEADSRKLTPAVITFSRHPLSVVRPLETPGLLTSLEDRLLRLGNAGVEDIVILTFNDRLRYKSAREFLNMLHKSFGIDTLVLGFNNRFGHDRPKTLEEYRAIGKEVGVEVIPAPEYRGAASPVSSSVIRHHLLTGNPEKAAEALGYPYGLRGIVTSGQKLGRTIGFPTANLNVGDKNILIPKPGVYAAYVITPDGKRRQAMVNIGFRPTVSETEGQGEISIEAHIFDYTGYLYDEEVTVELISFLRPEKHFSSTEKLREQLERDTQSAKKALS from the coding sequence ATGAAAATTATAACCAAAAGCGACACTTCGCGCCGACGGATAGCAGCCGTAGGTATGTATGACGGAGTCCATACGGGACACAAATTTCTGATTGACTACCTGCGTCTTGAAGCGGATAGCCGGAAGCTAACGCCTGCTGTCATCACTTTCTCACGACATCCACTCTCCGTCGTCAGACCTCTCGAGACACCCGGATTGCTGACATCGCTTGAGGACCGTCTGCTCCGTCTCGGAAACGCCGGAGTCGAGGATATCGTAATCCTCACCTTCAATGACCGTCTGCGCTACAAGAGCGCCCGCGAATTTCTAAATATGCTCCATAAGTCATTTGGTATCGATACACTCGTGTTAGGATTCAATAACCGTTTCGGACACGACCGTCCGAAGACACTTGAAGAATATCGCGCCATCGGTAAAGAAGTGGGAGTGGAGGTAATACCTGCGCCGGAATACAGAGGTGCAGCCTCCCCTGTCAGTTCTTCGGTCATACGCCATCATCTACTCACAGGCAATCCTGAAAAAGCGGCTGAAGCACTTGGCTATCCCTACGGACTGCGTGGAATCGTGACCTCAGGGCAGAAACTCGGACGGACAATCGGATTTCCGACAGCCAATCTTAATGTCGGTGACAAAAATATTCTTATTCCAAAACCCGGGGTGTATGCAGCCTATGTCATTACTCCTGACGGAAAACGCCGTCAGGCAATGGTCAACATTGGCTTCCGGCCTACAGTCTCGGAAACAGAAGGACAAGGTGAAATATCCATTGAAGCACATATATTTGACTACACCGGCTATCTTTATGATGAAGAAGTGACTGTTGAATTAATCAGCTTCCTGCGCCCGGAAAAGCACTTCTCATCAACCGAAAAGCTACGTGAACAGCTTGAACGCGATACCCAGAGCGCAAAAAAGGCACTGTCATAG
- the yidC gene encoding membrane protein insertase YidC gives MDRNSIIGLLLMGLIIFGFTYINRPSAEELERQRIEREQMQAQEAEKATDSGALKFDSITPAEIATIKSTVRELGVTDSLTGVSTLRVDKVDLRLSADGDLQGTVDADGRVVPVADIIGNSASLPVTVGVPATKNLRNALATVARYRGFARHISGDSTTVKLENKLLSLELSNKGGVISCATLKNYESYDSTKVKLLSPETDTYSFTLTSATQRFETREFYFTPVQLSDSSVLMKLDLGDGAVWGIKYTLPEDSYLVDIDIVQQGMQSIIPSSVASMDFTWHQKMRRNEAGRVFEERNSALYYMFIDGDVDNLSESGDDKEEINQRLKWVSCKNQFFSAVLMARTNFNGGELSSVELKDNPDFIKEMQADMSVEYSASVANPASFVMYLGPNSYPVMSSLEKEIFPDENMHLTKIIPLGWPLFRWINTLIIIPVFTTLGSFISNYGIIILLLTIFIKLILFPFTYKSMMSQARMRLLAPEIKAINDKYPGNENAMKRQQETMALYSRAGANPLSGCLPMLLQMPILVAMFWFFPSAIELRGESFLWAKDLSAPDAIISWTGNIPFISSTFGNHVSLFCLLMTVTNIIYTRVTMQTQNSAGMPGMKWMMYLMPVMFLFIFNNYAAGLSYYYFLSLLITIVQTYIFRKVVSEEKMRAKMAEAARKPKKKSGFMARLEEAQRKQQQMLREQQKRQGRR, from the coding sequence ATGGACAGAAACTCAATCATCGGGCTCTTATTGATGGGCCTAATCATCTTTGGTTTCACCTACATCAACCGCCCGTCGGCCGAGGAGCTTGAGCGACAGCGCATAGAGCGTGAGCAGATGCAGGCTCAGGAGGCTGAAAAGGCCACCGATAGCGGTGCCTTGAAATTCGATTCAATAACTCCGGCTGAAATAGCTACAATCAAGAGCACTGTCCGTGAACTCGGCGTGACTGATTCGCTTACAGGTGTCTCTACCCTGCGTGTAGATAAAGTAGACCTCCGTCTCAGTGCTGATGGAGACCTTCAGGGTACGGTCGATGCCGACGGACGTGTTGTCCCGGTTGCCGATATTATCGGTAACTCCGCCTCGCTTCCTGTGACAGTAGGCGTTCCTGCAACCAAAAATCTCCGTAACGCGCTTGCTACGGTTGCCCGTTATCGCGGATTTGCCCGTCATATTTCAGGTGACAGTACAACAGTCAAGCTTGAAAACAAGCTTCTGAGTCTTGAACTTTCGAACAAGGGCGGTGTCATATCGTGTGCCACACTCAAGAACTATGAAAGCTATGATTCAACAAAGGTCAAACTGCTCTCTCCTGAGACTGATACGTATAGCTTTACGCTAACATCTGCAACCCAGCGCTTTGAGACACGCGAATTCTATTTTACCCCCGTACAGCTGAGCGATTCATCCGTGTTGATGAAACTCGACCTTGGTGACGGAGCTGTCTGGGGTATAAAGTACACGCTTCCTGAGGACAGCTATCTTGTCGACATTGACATCGTGCAGCAGGGAATGCAGTCCATTATCCCCTCTTCGGTTGCTTCGATGGACTTTACATGGCATCAGAAGATGCGTCGCAATGAGGCCGGACGTGTGTTTGAGGAACGTAATTCAGCTTTGTACTACATGTTCATTGACGGAGATGTCGATAATCTCAGCGAAAGTGGCGATGACAAGGAGGAAATCAATCAGCGACTCAAATGGGTCAGCTGCAAGAACCAGTTCTTCTCGGCGGTGCTTATGGCCCGTACAAATTTCAACGGTGGAGAACTTTCAAGCGTTGAGCTGAAAGATAATCCTGACTTTATCAAGGAAATGCAGGCCGACATGTCGGTTGAATACTCCGCTTCAGTTGCCAATCCGGCATCGTTTGTCATGTATCTCGGTCCGAACTCCTACCCTGTCATGAGTTCTCTTGAAAAGGAAATATTCCCTGATGAAAACATGCACCTTACGAAGATAATTCCTCTTGGATGGCCGTTGTTCCGCTGGATAAACACCTTGATTATAATACCGGTGTTCACCACTCTCGGTTCGTTTATCTCTAATTATGGTATTATAATTCTGCTTCTCACCATTTTTATAAAGCTGATACTTTTCCCCTTCACTTACAAGAGCATGATGTCGCAGGCCCGCATGCGTCTGCTTGCACCCGAAATCAAGGCTATAAACGATAAGTATCCCGGCAATGAGAACGCGATGAAGCGTCAGCAGGAAACGATGGCACTTTATTCACGTGCAGGGGCAAATCCGCTTTCGGGCTGTCTGCCAATGCTGTTGCAGATGCCTATACTTGTGGCTATGTTCTGGTTCTTCCCGTCGGCAATCGAGCTCCGCGGCGAGTCCTTCCTGTGGGCGAAAGACCTTTCGGCTCCTGATGCAATCATATCATGGACAGGGAATATTCCTTTCATATCAAGCACTTTCGGAAATCACGTCAGTCTCTTCTGTCTCCTGATGACAGTCACCAATATCATCTATACAAGAGTGACGATGCAGACTCAGAATTCGGCCGGAATGCCGGGTATGAAATGGATGATGTATCTCATGCCTGTGATGTTCCTGTTTATCTTTAACAATTATGCGGCAGGTCTGAGCTACTACTATTTCCTTTCACTGCTCATCACTATAGTCCAGACTTACATTTTCCGTAAGGTCGTGTCAGAAGAGAAGATGCGTGCCAAGATGGCTGAAGCTG
- a CDS encoding outer membrane beta-barrel protein → MKQLIGRLLLVLFFSSVTMSLSAKDDLLYLSGRVRDAITKADLTDSHVLLYDSMGNLRDSIKADRGSRFTGGEVIAMAYFGFAVPRVDSTYVFDVVCPGYMTETISYRVEKIGKRETSRSLPPIYLKREPRKLGEVTVTASKIKFYNKGDTLVFNADAFQLAEGSMLDALIAQLPGVELNDNGQIKVNGQYVESLLLNGKEFLDGNNQLMLENIGAYTVKNIEVYEGQTKLEKWRGDPDAEKHLTMDVKLKKEYNIGLILNAQGGYGTEDRYMGRLFASWFFPTTKLTLIGNINNLNDNRKPGKSDTWTPEMMPSGTREYKMGAFNYDYENPEQTRSFNGYVNVEENSTDNRTTLARTNFLSGGNTFDNSFSRGKNCQLKVETRNYYNSFTEKFYYGGMLLGRYIKRENNSSSISATFDKEQTDLTYKALEALYSDGSPERLDAVINRSITRSDGSRHESEVQFYPTFEYKIPQTDDRLRFQVGVKYKDEKEERWRDYNINYGEDPNPAVTRRQYFDNSPNQTFTLDATAEYRTFVSKVNLGFTYSYRFLNRDRDSYMYALDQLTDMGIYGTLPGGYLDSFDPDNSYTSRLIENKHDFSPELVFRRPLRENTLLVCVNPTISLLHQHFDYWRANRSYLVSRSSMLYAVGRYSARIDFSMDRKPGKDRRSFYRHQFIYEYRLDTKTPDLVHLIDIVNDSDPLNISLGNPDLKNAYVHNQTLTWNYKAHDHPVNNTLLLGYELTSRALVRGYTYDTSTGVRRNRTYNVDGNNVFSARNNFNLQFGAKQEFMLSSSTDGQIINSADMIGVNLEAPEESKVSTRALTQGLKFGWQIGKQSLQFGGKYTNRHTTSSREDFNTINANHYNYGIIGQFILPGGFGINTDFMLYTRSGYGVRVLDTTDAIWNLRMTYTPKGGRWVFMVDGFDMLRQLSNVNYAVNAQGRTVSYTNALPRYILFSVQYRINKQPKKR, encoded by the coding sequence ATGAAACAATTGATCGGGAGGCTTTTGCTCGTGCTATTTTTTTCATCGGTGACCATGTCGCTTTCAGCAAAAGACGATTTATTATATCTTTCAGGCCGAGTCAGAGATGCCATAACGAAGGCAGACCTGACAGATTCACATGTCCTTTTGTATGATTCTATGGGAAATTTAAGGGATTCTATTAAGGCAGACAGAGGGTCAAGATTTACGGGCGGCGAGGTAATAGCTATGGCTTATTTCGGATTTGCCGTGCCTCGTGTGGATTCGACTTATGTGTTTGATGTTGTTTGTCCCGGATATATGACTGAAACGATAAGTTATCGTGTGGAGAAAATAGGCAAGAGAGAAACTTCCCGCTCTCTTCCACCAATCTATCTCAAGCGCGAGCCTCGTAAGCTTGGCGAAGTGACGGTGACCGCCTCCAAAATTAAATTCTACAACAAGGGTGACACTTTGGTATTTAATGCGGATGCCTTCCAGCTTGCCGAAGGTTCTATGCTCGATGCGCTGATAGCACAGCTTCCGGGCGTGGAACTCAATGACAACGGACAGATTAAGGTTAACGGACAGTATGTAGAGTCACTGTTGCTCAACGGTAAGGAGTTTCTCGATGGCAACAATCAGCTCATGCTTGAAAATATAGGTGCATATACCGTCAAGAATATAGAGGTCTACGAAGGGCAGACAAAACTTGAGAAGTGGCGTGGCGATCCGGATGCAGAGAAGCATCTGACAATGGATGTCAAGCTTAAAAAAGAATACAATATCGGTCTCATACTCAATGCGCAGGGTGGATATGGAACTGAAGACCGCTACATGGGACGTCTGTTTGCCTCATGGTTCTTCCCTACTACCAAGCTGACTCTTATAGGAAATATAAACAACCTGAATGATAACCGAAAGCCGGGAAAGAGTGACACATGGACACCTGAAATGATGCCATCCGGCACACGGGAATATAAAATGGGCGCATTTAACTATGATTATGAGAATCCTGAGCAGACGCGCAGCTTCAACGGATATGTAAACGTGGAGGAAAATTCCACAGACAACCGCACTACTCTCGCACGCACAAATTTCCTTAGCGGAGGCAATACGTTTGACAATTCGTTCAGCCGTGGCAAAAACTGTCAGTTGAAAGTTGAAACCCGAAATTATTATAACAGTTTCACTGAAAAATTCTATTATGGGGGAATGCTTCTCGGACGCTACATAAAGCGTGAAAACAATTCGTCGTCGATTTCAGCCACTTTTGACAAAGAGCAGACCGACCTTACCTATAAAGCACTTGAAGCACTATATAGCGACGGCTCTCCAGAAAGACTTGACGCTGTGATCAACCGTTCAATAACCCGAAGTGATGGCAGCCGGCATGAGAGCGAGGTGCAATTCTATCCCACGTTCGAATATAAAATTCCACAGACCGATGACCGCCTGCGTTTTCAGGTCGGTGTGAAATACAAGGATGAAAAAGAGGAGCGCTGGCGGGACTACAACATCAACTATGGGGAAGATCCGAATCCGGCTGTCACACGCCGTCAGTATTTCGACAATTCACCTAACCAGACGTTTACGCTTGACGCTACGGCAGAATACAGGACATTCGTAAGCAAGGTGAATCTTGGCTTTACTTACAGCTACCGCTTCCTGAACCGAGACCGTGACTCATACATGTATGCTCTTGACCAGTTGACTGACATGGGAATCTACGGTACTCTGCCGGGGGGATATCTCGACTCGTTTGATCCTGATAACAGCTATACTTCCCGCCTTATTGAAAACAAGCATGATTTTAGCCCGGAGCTGGTGTTTCGCAGACCGTTACGCGAAAACACGCTGTTGGTTTGTGTGAATCCTACCATATCACTGCTGCATCAACATTTCGACTACTGGCGTGCAAACCGTTCGTATCTGGTCAGCAGAAGCTCGATGCTATACGCGGTGGGACGCTATTCAGCAAGGATCGATTTCTCTATGGATAGAAAACCGGGTAAAGACCGTCGGTCTTTTTACCGTCATCAGTTCATCTATGAATACAGGCTTGATACTAAGACTCCTGATCTTGTCCATCTGATTGACATCGTGAATGATTCCGATCCTCTTAACATATCTCTCGGCAATCCGGATCTGAAAAACGCCTATGTCCATAATCAGACACTGACATGGAACTATAAAGCTCACGACCATCCTGTCAACAATACATTGCTGCTTGGGTATGAACTGACCTCGCGTGCTCTTGTGCGCGGCTATACTTATGACACATCGACAGGTGTACGCCGTAACCGCACATATAATGTCGACGGAAACAATGTGTTTTCCGCACGCAATAACTTCAATCTTCAGTTCGGTGCGAAACAGGAGTTTATGCTGAGCTCATCGACAGACGGACAGATCATTAACTCTGCCGATATGATAGGTGTCAATCTTGAGGCACCCGAGGAGTCAAAGGTTTCTACGAGAGCACTGACTCAGGGGCTTAAGTTCGGATGGCAGATCGGCAAGCAGAGTTTGCAGTTTGGCGGGAAATATACCAACCGCCACACTACTTCGTCGCGCGAAGATTTCAACACTATCAACGCCAACCACTACAACTATGGAATTATAGGCCAGTTTATCCTGCCCGGAGGGTTCGGTATAAATACTGATTTCATGCTCTACACGCGCAGCGGTTACGGTGTCAGGGTACTGGATACGACAGATGCTATCTGGAATTTACGTATGACCTATACCCCCAAGGGTGGCAGATGGGTGTTTATGGTCGACGGTTTCGACATGCTTCGCCAGCTATCGAATGTCAATTATGCTGTCAATGCGCAGGGCCGCACGGTCTCTTACACCAATGCGCTTCCGCGCTACATTCTATTCTCTGTCCAGTATCGTATCAATAAGCAACCCAAAAAACGATAA
- a CDS encoding HAD family hydrolase, giving the protein MIKNLLFDLGGVIMDLDRDRCVRAFERLGMKDADDFLGVYGQKGAFLALESGKIDADEFHRQVRPMIDRPKVSDEEIDNAFNEFLVGIPVARLEALRALRKDYKIYLLSNTNPIMINSRIAEEFRKEGFEMADYFDGIFTSYEAGCCKPGKEIFDYTEREGHIKPDETLFFDDSQANVDAARSYGFNAVLVKPGDEFKNLLDEFLN; this is encoded by the coding sequence ATGATAAAAAATCTGCTTTTCGACCTCGGAGGAGTCATCATGGATCTCGACCGCGACCGCTGTGTCAGAGCCTTCGAGCGACTTGGAATGAAAGATGCCGACGATTTTCTCGGCGTGTATGGCCAGAAGGGTGCTTTTCTTGCCCTCGAATCAGGAAAAATCGATGCCGATGAGTTTCACCGGCAGGTACGTCCGATGATTGACCGACCCAAGGTCAGCGACGAGGAAATAGACAATGCCTTCAATGAATTTCTCGTCGGCATCCCTGTCGCACGTCTTGAAGCGCTCCGCGCTCTGCGCAAGGATTATAAGATATATCTGCTGTCAAACACAAATCCCATAATGATCAACAGCCGCATCGCTGAAGAATTCCGCAAGGAGGGATTTGAAATGGCCGATTACTTCGACGGAATATTCACCTCATACGAAGCAGGATGCTGCAAGCCCGGCAAGGAAATTTTCGACTACACCGAGCGAGAAGGCCATATCAAGCCTGATGAAACACTATTTTTCGATGATTCACAGGCGAATGTCGATGCCGCCCGCTCCTATGGATTCAATGCCGTACTCGTGAAGCCGGGTGACGAATTCAAAAATCTCCTCGATGAGTTTTTGAATTGA